A window of Flammeovirga kamogawensis genomic DNA:
ATCTTCTTCAGACTCTTTTGGAGTTGGAATTTCTGCTGGTGCATCAGATTTCTCCTCTTTACCTACATACTCATCATTTAAAGAATAGATTACTTTTTTAGGAGTATCATCAACTTTTTCGACTTTTTCCAGGGGAGCCGCCGAAGTTTCAACTTTTTCAGGTACTTCTACCTTTTCTGTTTTTACTTCCGCAACAGGAGTTACCTCCTTTACCTCTGAGATTGGTTTAGGAGCATTGACTTGCGTTTTAATTCTTTGTGAACCACCTAAACTTGACTCCCCTTTGCTAAAAAAATTTTCAGCCGGTTTGTCATTTTCATCTTCTTCAAAGCCTGTTGCAATAACAGTAACACTAATTGCATCACCAAGCGACTCATCTTTAGCCACACCAAAAATAACTTCGGCTTCTTGACCCGCACGTTCTTGAATGTAACTAGTTACTTGCTCAAGTTCGCTCATGTCTAAATCATCATAATCGCTTACAACAAGACTTAATAAGATATATTTCGCATTAGTAATATCTGTATTATTCAATAATGGAGATGCTATTGCAGATTCAGTCGCACGGATTGCACGGTCTTCACCAGATTCAATAGATGATCCCATTACGGCAGTTCCTGCATCACGCATTACAGTATTAACATCTTCAAAATCGACGTTAATGTATGCATCTACAGTAATGATTTCAGCAATTGATTTTGCAGCTCTTGCTAATACATTATCAGCTTGTGCAAATGCTTCTCTCATTGAAGAACGGCCATATACTTCTTTCAATTTCTCGTTTAGAATTACAAGAACTGTATCACAGTGTTCTTTTAATTCTTCGATACCTTGAAGAGCTCTTCTTTCTTTTGGTTTTCCTTCAAACCTGAATGGCATAGTTACTATACCTACAGTAAGGATATTTAAGCTACGTGCAATTTCGGCAATTACAGGTGCAGCACCTGTACCTGTTCCTCCACCCATACCAGCAGTAATGAAAACCATTTTTGTACCATTTGAAAGGTACTGCTTGATTTCCTCTTTAGTTTCTAGTGCAGATTCTCTACCTACTTCAGGTTTTGCACCAGCTCCTAAACCACTAGTCAATTCCAAACCTAATTGAATTTTGTAAGGTACAGGACTTGATTCTAAGGCTTGTTTATCTGTATTTGCGATAAAGAAATCCACATCATGAATTCCCAATTCGTACATGTGGCGTACGGCATTTCCACCGCCCCCTCCTACACCAATCACCTTAATGATTTTATTAGCAGCAGGGTTGCTAGACATGTCAAACTCGTAGCTCGTCTCAGTCATAGACTTAAAAAATTTATTTTTCAATCAATCAATATTGATTGGTTACGTATTTCTAAAATATTATGCTAAAATAATAGCATTATTTGAAAGATTATAAATAATATGGTACAATCTTTTACATCTTTCTTAAATTATAAATTAAAATAAGAAAAATTTAAGTGAATCGCTAAACGTATTAGAATAATACTATTTAATCTTTATAATCTTCTGTATCA
This region includes:
- the ftsZ gene encoding cell division protein FtsZ; its protein translation is MTETSYEFDMSSNPAANKIIKVIGVGGGGGNAVRHMYELGIHDVDFFIANTDKQALESSPVPYKIQLGLELTSGLGAGAKPEVGRESALETKEEIKQYLSNGTKMVFITAGMGGGTGTGAAPVIAEIARSLNILTVGIVTMPFRFEGKPKERRALQGIEELKEHCDTVLVILNEKLKEVYGRSSMREAFAQADNVLARAAKSIAEIITVDAYINVDFEDVNTVMRDAGTAVMGSSIESGEDRAIRATESAIASPLLNNTDITNAKYILLSLVVSDYDDLDMSELEQVTSYIQERAGQEAEVIFGVAKDESLGDAISVTVIATGFEEDENDKPAENFFSKGESSLGGSQRIKTQVNAPKPISEVKEVTPVAEVKTEKVEVPEKVETSAAPLEKVEKVDDTPKKVIYSLNDEYVGKEEKSDAPAEIPTPKESEEDQHLSSYKKFESVKDITSEDMKDLRDIPAYLRRGVKLNSSNKSSDEDSE